The following are encoded together in the Maniola jurtina chromosome 27, ilManJurt1.1, whole genome shotgun sequence genome:
- the LOC123879001 gene encoding protein FAM214A isoform X1, giving the protein MHSNEPPPPPPATGTGLLLQLGRLIVRARSSSPSVRRADARPSGSQQVISQPKSVTEEPKPGVEAQLNSHVQALWKEQIPICIEVLLAPDCQECYASLSRVEEEAMYDKLHSQQKALLLERWTMRTITNKNHDSPAAITAHWLLNAVRSQLHFSQLSAWRATIKTNDDKPAERRRKLSRETCNFKKIEANCDDTDLDERKLNIVYSIKIPGESYKMADFPRPPTDHQFPVTDIGDNVYLKVVLQALPRLDDIPIVKCTCKRRASKEMPPSADEELVGKLNDLTLGPRTAKYPADAINSNIGPSNRRLSIISNTGTTEYVYSMDKEKKILDDRMLTPCSESGKHKCSCDDESDDRSHKPDERSHKPIDAKKLDDRRMKEIAKYKRRLRKESKLKKLCDSTSSEGDGLKAKETHTSIPILQAARFDRFRAIGCFRNQTYLTLPASRIESKSPFTETLTLQPTEFRRTNTVATQTDDMACNCGSSIELKCWTCKERGMVRSEGNYNLASIEKGKIENNVKVVLENKGNSSRLPMGSGENAMRIDNGENGTRVENGVNATRRCESGENLVRREMENGESIKNREKDQRPSEGIIENQAGIAMKNIENGPSIENGKVAIENGARRKCEDDSKQLKKLKCDNSVKKCDNISLDNSNSDKCEIIKRPKLRRFPITDRIEKVISDRFAQNNDIEQLNLRDDDTVFSTPKIEVKRQKTYSVGEDYVLFEKCDYGTFDKYEVESPREDVDEKGFKFPDQKKVGLDNQVPSPTEMDRFRWRFDSAASMVFHNKTGLPLTSSPAPLRRGNNCFDFDDSINGVSGIKSALFHPISPPSPVPASPVSPARQTPPPKKSTPHNKLRIGPSTGLLGSFEESALKGRLEPVATVHGFAAELGASGAFCPPHRRLPVTVFFYAPGGTNAPYMGHINLGPHGYRVSRSGTVQVSLFNPHGTLVKMFVVLYDLTSMPPAARTFLRQRTLYMPARAEPPQPHHMHKWLRYLIHLRFMTSKSGKLYLHTDIRILVSRKADLDTATAHSALFRPIPPNQSKDDATATSSTNQETERKPANQKPGISTNRTPNRVFGGCSDFDTEMKNEMREFGYENQNGVSYELRSFTYAPENPKYSPR; this is encoded by the exons GTCATCAGCCAACCCAAGTCAGTGACAGAAGAGCCGAAGCCAGGAGTAGAAGCGCAGTTGAACAGCCATGTGCAGGCCTTGTGGAAGGAACAGATACCCATTTGTATTGAG GTCCTCCTAGCGCCAGATTGCCAAGAGTGCTACGCCTCCCTCAGCCGGGTGGAGGAGGAAGCCATGTATGACAAGCTTCACTCGCAACAGAAGGCCCTCCTGCTCGAACGATGGACCATGCGGACTATTACTAACAA AAACCACGACTCCCCAGCTGCGATAACTGCCCACTGGCTGCTTAACGCGGTGCGCTCACAACTCCACTTCTCCCAGCTGTCGGCCTGGCGCGCTACCATCAAGACAAATGACGACAAACCAGCTGAAAGAAG GAGAAAGCTGAGCCGCGAAACGTGCAactttaagaaaatagaagCGAACTGCGACGATACGGACCTCGACGAGCGCAAACTGAACATCGTCTACTCCATCAAGATCCCCGGAGAGAGCTATAAGATGGCGGACTTCCCGCGACCTCCCACCGACCACCAGTTCCCCGTCACAGATATAGGGGACAACGTGTACCTTAAGGTGGTCCTGCAGGCTCTGCCGAG GCTGGACGATATCCCCATAGTCAAATGTACCTGCAAACGACGCGCCAGTAAGGAGATGCCGCCCAGCGCCGACGAGGAGCTGGTCGGCAAGCTGAATGATCTCACTCTGGGCCCACGGACCGCCAAGTACCCAGCCGACGCTATCAACTCCAATATAG GACCGAGCAACCGAAGACTATCAATCATATCGAACACAGGCACGACCGAATACGTTTATTCAATGGACAAAGAAAAGAAGATTCTCGACGACCGAATGCTAACCCCTTGCAGTGAAAGTGGAAAACATAAATGCAGTTGCGATGACGAATCCGACGACCGATCTCACAAACCCGACGAAAGATCTCACAAGCCAATCGACGCCAAGAAGTTAGACGATCGACGGATGAAAGAAATAGCCAAATACAAACGTCGTTTGCGGAAAGAGAGCAAGTTAAAAAAGCTATGTGACAGCACATCTTCAGAAGGCGACGGTTTGAAGGCAAAAGAAACGCATACTTCCATACCAATCTTACAAGCAGCTAGATTTGATAGATTTAGAGCCATAGGATGCTTCAGGAATCAAACGTACCTAACTTTACCGGCAAGTCGAATAGAAAGTAAATCACCGTTCACTGAAACTTTAACTTTACAACCAACAGAATTCAGAAGGACGAACACAGTTGCAACACAGACTGATGACATGGCTTGCAATTGTGGCAGTAGTATTGAATTGAAATGTTGGACGTGCAAAGAAAGGGGTATGGTTCGATCCGAAGGCAATTATAACCTCGCTTCTATTGAAAAGgggaaaatagaaaataatgtaaaagtCGTATTGGAAAATAAAGGAAATTCTTCGAGACTGCCAATGGGAAGTGGAGAGAATGCGATGAGAATAGATAATGGAGAGAATGGGACGAGAGTAGAAAATGGAGTCAACGCGACGCGACGGTGTGAAAGTGGGGAAAATCTGGTGAGAAGAGAAATGGAAAATGGGGAGAGTATAAAAAATAGGGAAAAAGATCAGAGACCGAGCGAAGGAATTATTGAAAATCAAGCGGGAATTGCAATGAAAAATATAGAAAACGGACCGAGTATAGAAAACGGGAAAGTTGCAATCGAGAATGGGGCGAGGAGGAAATGCGAGGACGACAGCAAACAGTTGAAAAAgctaaaatgtgataatagcgTTAAAAAGTGTGATAATATAAGTTTAGATAATTCTAATAGTGATAAGTGTGAAATAATCAAGCGGCCCAAATTGAGACGTTTTCCGATTACCGACCGTATTGAGAAGGTGATAAGTGATAGATTCGCGCAAAACAACGACATCGAGCAGCTGAACTTACGGGACGATGATACGGTGTTCTCGACGCCCAAAATTGAAGTCAAAAGGCAGAAAACTTACTCCGTAGGAGAAGATTATGTGTTGTTTGAGAAATGTGATTATGGCACGTTCGATAAGTATGAGGTAGAGTCTCCAAGAGAGGATGTGGATGAAAAAGGGTTCAAGTTTCCGGACCAGAAGAAGGTGGGACTGGATAATCAAGTGCCTTCACCTACGGAAATGGATAG ATTTCGCTGGAGGTTCGATTCAGCCGCATCAATGGTGTTCCACAACAAGACCGGTCTGCCGCTGACTTCGAGCCCGGCTCCACTGCGCAGGGGAAACAACTGTttcgattttgatgattctaTTAACGGAGTTTCCGGCATTAAAAG TGCATTATTCCACCCCATCTCCCCCCCGTCGCCGGTGCCCGCGTCCCCAGTCTCCCCCGCGAGACAAACTCCGCCGCCCAAGAAGTCCACACCTCACAACAAACTGCGTATCGGACCTAGCACTGGACTACTTG GTAGTTTTGAAGAGTCAGCTCTCAAGGGTCGTTTGGAACCCGTGGCGACTGTACACGGGTTCGCGGCGGAACTGGGCGCGTCGGGCGCTTTCTGCCCCCCGCATAGACGGCTACCCGTCACTGTGTTCTTCTACGCGCCGGGCGGTACCAATGCACCTTACATG GGGCACATCAACCTGGGCCCGCACGGGTACCGCGTGTCGCGCTCGGGCACCGTGCAGGTGTCGCTGTTCAACCCGCACGGCACGCTCGTCAAGATGTTCGTGGTGCTGTACGACCTCACCAGCATGCCGCCCGCCGCGCGCACCTTCCTGCGCCAGCGCACGCTGTACATGCCGGCGCGCGCCGAGCCCCCGCAGCCGCACCACATGCACAAGTGGCTCCGGTATCTCATACATTTGAG GTTTATGACCTCAAAGTCCGGAAAACTGTACCTGCACACTGACATTCGAATACTAGTATCCCGAAAGGCCGATCTAGACACCGCTACCGCACATTCCGCATTATTCCGCCCTATTCCGCCCAATCAGAGCAAAGATGACGCCACCGCGACATCATCCACCAATCAGGAGACAGAAAGGAAACCAGCCAATCAGAAGCCCGGGATTTCGACCAATCGCACGCCGAACCGAGTTTTCGGTGGATGTAGCGACTTTGACACGGAAATGAAGAATGAAATGCGCGAATTCGGTTATGAGAACCAAAATGGCGTCTCGTATGAACTGAGGAGTTTTACGTATGCGCCAGAGAACCCCAAATACTCCCCGCGATAG
- the LOC123879001 gene encoding protein FAM214A isoform X2 — translation MHSNEPPPPPPATGTGLLLQLGRLIVRARSSSPSVRRADARPSGSQQVISQPKSVTEEPKPGVEAQLNSHVQALWKEQIPICIEVLLAPDCQECYASLSRVEEEAMYDKLHSQQKALLLERWTMRTITNKNHDSPAAITAHWLLNAVRSQLHFSQLSAWRATIKTNDDKPAERRRKLSRETCNFKKIEANCDDTDLDERKLNIVYSIKIPGESYKMADFPRPPTDHQFPVTDIGDNVYLKVVLQALPRLDDIPIVKCTCKRRASKEMPPSADEELVGKLNDLTLGPRTAKYPADAINSNIGPSNRRLSIISNTGTTEYVYSMDKEKKILDDRMLTPCSESGKHKCSCDDESDDRSHKPDERSHKPIDAKKLDDRRMKEIAKYKRRLRKESKLKKLCDSTSSEGDGLKAKETHTSIPILQAARFDRFRAIGCFRNQTYLTLPASRIESKSPFTETLTLQPTEFRRTNTVATQTDDMACNCGSSIELKCWTCKERGMVRSEGNYNLASIEKGKIENNVKVVLENKGNSSRLPMGSGENAMRIDNGENGTRVENGVNATRRMENGESIKNREKDQRPSEGIIENQAGIAMKNIENGPSIENGKVAIENGARRKCEDDSKQLKKLKCDNSVKKCDNISLDNSNSDKCEIIKRPKLRRFPITDRIEKVISDRFAQNNDIEQLNLRDDDTVFSTPKIEVKRQKTYSVGEDYVLFEKCDYGTFDKYEVESPREDVDEKGFKFPDQKKVGLDNQVPSPTEMDRFRWRFDSAASMVFHNKTGLPLTSSPAPLRRGNNCFDFDDSINGVSGIKSALFHPISPPSPVPASPVSPARQTPPPKKSTPHNKLRIGPSTGLLGSFEESALKGRLEPVATVHGFAAELGASGAFCPPHRRLPVTVFFYAPGGTNAPYMGHINLGPHGYRVSRSGTVQVSLFNPHGTLVKMFVVLYDLTSMPPAARTFLRQRTLYMPARAEPPQPHHMHKWLRYLIHLRFMTSKSGKLYLHTDIRILVSRKADLDTATAHSALFRPIPPNQSKDDATATSSTNQETERKPANQKPGISTNRTPNRVFGGCSDFDTEMKNEMREFGYENQNGVSYELRSFTYAPENPKYSPR, via the exons GTCATCAGCCAACCCAAGTCAGTGACAGAAGAGCCGAAGCCAGGAGTAGAAGCGCAGTTGAACAGCCATGTGCAGGCCTTGTGGAAGGAACAGATACCCATTTGTATTGAG GTCCTCCTAGCGCCAGATTGCCAAGAGTGCTACGCCTCCCTCAGCCGGGTGGAGGAGGAAGCCATGTATGACAAGCTTCACTCGCAACAGAAGGCCCTCCTGCTCGAACGATGGACCATGCGGACTATTACTAACAA AAACCACGACTCCCCAGCTGCGATAACTGCCCACTGGCTGCTTAACGCGGTGCGCTCACAACTCCACTTCTCCCAGCTGTCGGCCTGGCGCGCTACCATCAAGACAAATGACGACAAACCAGCTGAAAGAAG GAGAAAGCTGAGCCGCGAAACGTGCAactttaagaaaatagaagCGAACTGCGACGATACGGACCTCGACGAGCGCAAACTGAACATCGTCTACTCCATCAAGATCCCCGGAGAGAGCTATAAGATGGCGGACTTCCCGCGACCTCCCACCGACCACCAGTTCCCCGTCACAGATATAGGGGACAACGTGTACCTTAAGGTGGTCCTGCAGGCTCTGCCGAG GCTGGACGATATCCCCATAGTCAAATGTACCTGCAAACGACGCGCCAGTAAGGAGATGCCGCCCAGCGCCGACGAGGAGCTGGTCGGCAAGCTGAATGATCTCACTCTGGGCCCACGGACCGCCAAGTACCCAGCCGACGCTATCAACTCCAATATAG GACCGAGCAACCGAAGACTATCAATCATATCGAACACAGGCACGACCGAATACGTTTATTCAATGGACAAAGAAAAGAAGATTCTCGACGACCGAATGCTAACCCCTTGCAGTGAAAGTGGAAAACATAAATGCAGTTGCGATGACGAATCCGACGACCGATCTCACAAACCCGACGAAAGATCTCACAAGCCAATCGACGCCAAGAAGTTAGACGATCGACGGATGAAAGAAATAGCCAAATACAAACGTCGTTTGCGGAAAGAGAGCAAGTTAAAAAAGCTATGTGACAGCACATCTTCAGAAGGCGACGGTTTGAAGGCAAAAGAAACGCATACTTCCATACCAATCTTACAAGCAGCTAGATTTGATAGATTTAGAGCCATAGGATGCTTCAGGAATCAAACGTACCTAACTTTACCGGCAAGTCGAATAGAAAGTAAATCACCGTTCACTGAAACTTTAACTTTACAACCAACAGAATTCAGAAGGACGAACACAGTTGCAACACAGACTGATGACATGGCTTGCAATTGTGGCAGTAGTATTGAATTGAAATGTTGGACGTGCAAAGAAAGGGGTATGGTTCGATCCGAAGGCAATTATAACCTCGCTTCTATTGAAAAGgggaaaatagaaaataatgtaaaagtCGTATTGGAAAATAAAGGAAATTCTTCGAGACTGCCAATGGGAAGTGGAGAGAATGCGATGAGAATAGATAATGGAGAGAATGGGACGAGAGTAGAAAATGGAGTCAACGCGACGCGACG AATGGAAAATGGGGAGAGTATAAAAAATAGGGAAAAAGATCAGAGACCGAGCGAAGGAATTATTGAAAATCAAGCGGGAATTGCAATGAAAAATATAGAAAACGGACCGAGTATAGAAAACGGGAAAGTTGCAATCGAGAATGGGGCGAGGAGGAAATGCGAGGACGACAGCAAACAGTTGAAAAAgctaaaatgtgataatagcgTTAAAAAGTGTGATAATATAAGTTTAGATAATTCTAATAGTGATAAGTGTGAAATAATCAAGCGGCCCAAATTGAGACGTTTTCCGATTACCGACCGTATTGAGAAGGTGATAAGTGATAGATTCGCGCAAAACAACGACATCGAGCAGCTGAACTTACGGGACGATGATACGGTGTTCTCGACGCCCAAAATTGAAGTCAAAAGGCAGAAAACTTACTCCGTAGGAGAAGATTATGTGTTGTTTGAGAAATGTGATTATGGCACGTTCGATAAGTATGAGGTAGAGTCTCCAAGAGAGGATGTGGATGAAAAAGGGTTCAAGTTTCCGGACCAGAAGAAGGTGGGACTGGATAATCAAGTGCCTTCACCTACGGAAATGGATAG ATTTCGCTGGAGGTTCGATTCAGCCGCATCAATGGTGTTCCACAACAAGACCGGTCTGCCGCTGACTTCGAGCCCGGCTCCACTGCGCAGGGGAAACAACTGTttcgattttgatgattctaTTAACGGAGTTTCCGGCATTAAAAG TGCATTATTCCACCCCATCTCCCCCCCGTCGCCGGTGCCCGCGTCCCCAGTCTCCCCCGCGAGACAAACTCCGCCGCCCAAGAAGTCCACACCTCACAACAAACTGCGTATCGGACCTAGCACTGGACTACTTG GTAGTTTTGAAGAGTCAGCTCTCAAGGGTCGTTTGGAACCCGTGGCGACTGTACACGGGTTCGCGGCGGAACTGGGCGCGTCGGGCGCTTTCTGCCCCCCGCATAGACGGCTACCCGTCACTGTGTTCTTCTACGCGCCGGGCGGTACCAATGCACCTTACATG GGGCACATCAACCTGGGCCCGCACGGGTACCGCGTGTCGCGCTCGGGCACCGTGCAGGTGTCGCTGTTCAACCCGCACGGCACGCTCGTCAAGATGTTCGTGGTGCTGTACGACCTCACCAGCATGCCGCCCGCCGCGCGCACCTTCCTGCGCCAGCGCACGCTGTACATGCCGGCGCGCGCCGAGCCCCCGCAGCCGCACCACATGCACAAGTGGCTCCGGTATCTCATACATTTGAG GTTTATGACCTCAAAGTCCGGAAAACTGTACCTGCACACTGACATTCGAATACTAGTATCCCGAAAGGCCGATCTAGACACCGCTACCGCACATTCCGCATTATTCCGCCCTATTCCGCCCAATCAGAGCAAAGATGACGCCACCGCGACATCATCCACCAATCAGGAGACAGAAAGGAAACCAGCCAATCAGAAGCCCGGGATTTCGACCAATCGCACGCCGAACCGAGTTTTCGGTGGATGTAGCGACTTTGACACGGAAATGAAGAATGAAATGCGCGAATTCGGTTATGAGAACCAAAATGGCGTCTCGTATGAACTGAGGAGTTTTACGTATGCGCCAGAGAACCCCAAATACTCCCCGCGATAG